Genomic DNA from Desulfonema ishimotonii:
AAAAAACCCGAAAAAACGTCATTCCCGCGAAAGCGGGAATCCGTAATACATTTAAAGAATTGCGTCCCGATCTTTGCCGGAGCGACAAAAAAAGGGCCGGAAGCGACTTTTTACGAAACCATCGGAATCAAACCTTCCGCTTTTCTGGCCATCCTCCGGCCTTTGTCCCTAATACAGCTCATATTTGACCAGTCTGCCGTCCAGTCCGCCGCTTCGCAGGGGCCTTTTCCAGGCCGGTCTGAGACCGATCTTTTTGATCATCTCCCGGTCGCCGAAGTAGAGATAGGCTTCGGAGCCTGTACAGCGCTGCTTCAGGAAATCGCCGAATTCCTTTATCAGCTGGCCCATATCCTCCCTTTTTCCCATGCGGATGCCGTAAGGCGGGTTGGAGATGATCACGGAATTTTCCAGCCCGGGAAGCTCCTGAAACCGATGCTGCCTCAGCCCGATGCCGTCACCCCCGGGCAGGCTGCGGTTGTTCATTTCGGCGGCAGCAATGGCGTGGGGAGAAGCATCGCTGCCGGAAATCAGGCCTTCGGGAAGGGGGCGCATATTCTCCTCAGCCGTCTTTCTGACCGCCTGCCAGATCTTCGGATTGAAATCCGGGAGAAATCTGAACCCGAAACGGGGCCGGAGGTATGCGGCAGGAATCCGGCAGTAGTGCATCATCGCCTCTGTCAGCAGCGTACCGCCCCCGCACATGGGATCGTTCAGCGGTTTTTCCCCGTCCCAGCCGGACATTCGGATGACGGCGGCCGCCACGGTTTCCTGCATGGGCGCTTCAAGGGAGGCCTTCCGGTAGCCCCGCCGGTGGAGCGAACCGCCCGACGTGTCCAGGCTGATGGTGGCCTGATCCTTGTGGATATGGAGGTTGATCCACAGATCCGGGGTCATGGGTTCCACGCTGGGCCTGCGCCGGAACTTCTTCCTGAACTGATCCACAATGGCATCCTTCAGGCAGAGCGCGGCATATTGAGAATGGCCGATACCGCTGTCGGAGACGTTGGCAAAAACGGCAAAGGTGTTGTCCAGCCTGAAAATGCCGGGCCAGTAAACGTTCTGGGCCTTTCTGTACAGGAAATCGGTGTCGGAGCAACGGAAGGTGATCAGCGGGGCCAGAACACGCGACAGGGTTCGTGACATGTAGTTGACCCGGTAGAGGCACTCCGGCGAAGCGGTGAAATAGACGCCCCGGTAAGCCTGGGTGATCTTTTCCGCACCCAGCTCTGCCAGCTCCTGCATGCCCAGTTCCTCCGTTTCTCTGGAGATCTGTGCAAAAAAACGGTTTGTTTTCTGATAGGTAAAAATCATTTTATGTATTCTCATGGTTGGGGGTTGATCAAAGCTCAGGATAACTAAAGAAATCAGGCGGAAGTGTCAATCAAAAAGGATTCCAGGATAATGCCGGATTTTTCACAGGCTTCGGCATAAAAATTTTATCCGCCTGATAAACAAGATAATATACTCCGGCTGTTTTGAAAACCGGGTTTTTTGTCCCGACCGCCATTCTTGAAGATCGTTCCAACGCTCTGCGTCCCGTCACACGACGCAGGAGCGTCGGGATGGCCCGTTCCCACGCAGAGCGTTGGAACGATGAGAAGGCCCATCCGGTCACATTGCCGTCCGCGTCGGTTTTCTTTGTTACATTCCCCCTGTTGTCATATTCGTACCCGGTCGGGTTGTCCCGGCGGTCGGTGACGGTCTGCGTATGGTTCGGCAGGTCATACCCGTACAGCACCCGGTTGCCGTCCGCATCCAGCATTCCGATGACCCGGTCCTGGCTGTCATATTCAAAAGTGCCGAGCACGGTTCCGTCCGGCGCTCTGATTTCCTTCAGCACCGGTTTTTCCGCCATGCCTTCCTGACAGGCGTAATTGCCCAGATAGCGGATCGGTCCGGGCAGTCCGCCTTCTTCCCGGATCACCTTTTCCAGCGTGCCGTCGGCCCCCTAATGATAGACTGGCGAACAGCTTTTTCGGATTTGAAAATTTTGATGTGATTTGCGGATGGGGACGGAACGCCGGGAGGACAGAAATCTGCGGAACTGTCCTGAAGAGAAGCCCGAATTAAGTAAAGTGTCCCCGGAATTCGCCCGGAATTCGGAATTCTGCGGAATTCGTCCACCCCGGAATTCGGAATTCGTAAACGGATGCGGCCTGTGGGCAGGCGGCTGAGAGGAATTGAGGGGAGGGGTGATAGTACCATCTCTAATTGTTCATTTTGTTAAAAGCGTACCTTACAATTTAACCACTCCTCCAATTCAACCCCAATACAATTCTTAATATCTTCCAAATCATTATTTTTAATATTGCTGAATATTAAGTCATCACATTCATTAAATAGTTCTGTGATAGTTTTATTATTTCTTAAATATCTTGCATTATTTGCTTGGCCAGATAATGAGATTATAGGAAAAATGATTTTATGGAGCTTATATATATCAAAAATATTTGATATATATTGTTTTTCATTGAAGACTTTCTTTAGCATAGGAATGGCGTTAATTTTTTCAAAAAGATATATCCAAGTTTTTTCCCCCTGAATACAATAATGTTTTAAGATTTTAGATGCTATTTTATTTAACCATCTGTTATTTAATTTAAAAGTCTCTGCCCCATAACATAAATCTGCCATATTTTCTGCAAAAAAATATTCAACAATCGGAATATCCATATTCTGCTTTCGGCCAATTTTATTTGGAACTGAAGCAACAAGTTCAAATCTGATATGAGGAATATGAGAAGAAATAATCTGTATATTCCATGAATCAATTATTCCTCCATGTTTTATACTGCATACCAAAAATGTGACATACTCGGTAATCAGGGGTTCTTCAAAAAAATCTATCAATGAATTGTTGCCATAAAAATCATAAAATTTGCATGTAAAAACTTTTTTTACAGAACTACTCCACAGATCTTCACTATGATTAGTAAATTTTATGAAGCAAGGTCCATCAGATAATCGCATGATTTCCTCCAATTTTTTAATATACTATTCAGACTTTGGTTTTTCATGGCACATTTATTGCATTTATTGGCGAATTATCTGAAATTTTTCTACCATAAGAGATGATAACTCACTTTCATAATTATGTATATTATTCAGAAGACGAAAAACATGACACCGGAACGTCTTGTATTTCTCATAATATGTGTTTCTGATCAGTTTCCCTTTTGCAAAACGCCAAAGGCGTTCGATCAGATTCAGGTTCGGAGCATAGGCCGGGAGAAAATACAAACTGATCCGGGGATTTTTTTCAAGCCATTCCTGTGTGTTCCGGGCATGAAAATAAGTGGCATTATCAGCAAAAACCTTTATCATACTGGCTTTCGGATAGGTTCTGAGCAGTTTTTTGAAAAAAATGATCGCTTTTTCGGAGTCACAGTTTTTTTCGTCGGTCTCATGTATCAGCTTACAGGTCACGGGATCATATCCGCCCATGATATTCAGGCGCTGACGCCCGGAATTTGCTTTTAAAACAGGTCGTTCGGACGGATCTCCCCAACATGTCGCGGGCACGGTCTGATGAACGAAGTGCATGGCATCGCAGAAAATGACGCCTCTGCCGGACTCCGGATCGGCGGCGGATTTGCGGAGTTTCTCATATTTTTCAATAAAATCGGTTTGTTCTTTTTCGGACGGAGGTTTTCCCGGAATCAGCTTCGGACGGAGTCGTCTCAGTCCGTTTTTTTTAAGGAGCTTCGCAACCGCGCTTTGGCAGTAGGCAATCCCGGTCTGTTCCCTTATATAATGACAGATGACTTTCGTATCGGAAGGGAGTTCTTTTTTCACCCATGCGATCACGTCTGCGAGCTGATCATCTGACAGAAAGCACCGTTTCGGTTGGTACTGAAAGGAATTCAGGGCATCGGGACCATGCGTAAGATATTTTCCGTACCATGTTTCCACGGTTCTGATATCTTTTCCGACTGCCGCGGCCACAATTTCGGTTCCGGTATTGCCGGCGATCAGCAGAAGCGCTATGAAGCGGAGTTTCAGGCGGTAATCCTTCTGGCCGTCACGGTACCTTTTCAGGGTTTCGGTTTCTTCCGGCATGAAAATATGGGTTCTGATATTCAGAGAGCGTTTTTTCCTCATGATTTTTTCACCTCCGATTTTTAAAAAATAATCGGATAATATTTAAGCATTTTTCATGCCATGAAAAACCAAAGTCCGAGGAGTATATGAAAGGCCTAAGTACGGGACAAAAAATTAATAAGTTTAATAAAATCGGTATATTTATCATCTAAATTCAATAAGGTATGTGATATTCGATCCAGACCTTTTCTGAAAATGCTCTTTTCCATTCGTCCATGTGCTTTTATCGGAATCGCTTTTTGAGAATGAATCTGCTCACCGATTTTGTAACTCCAGCAGAATGCAATTGTAATAAGTGCAAAAAGCCTGCTTATCCGTTCAATATCATTGAGATGGGTATCTTCAGGATTGAATCCCCGGGTTTTAAGGCAGCCGAATAAGGTTTCAATCTGCCATCGCTGCCTGTAGTCATCCAGCGCCTGATAAGGCGCATTATCTGTAATTAAAAACACATAATCCCCATTGATTCTCAATGCAATGATATGAAGTTTCAAGCCCCGGACCAATCTTTTTTGGCTCTTTGGGAATTCGCGGGGTAGTAAAACTGATGTATTCCGATAATATGTCTGAATAACGAGCTGTTATGTCCGATAAGGCTTCGAAATCCCGAACACATTGAAAAATGACCTCATTTTATTAAAGTTCAATACTTAAAGGCTGTTACACTGATAACCATATTTTACTACCCCGCAAGATCCCAAAGAGCCGAGATTTTCCCGATCAGATAATGTGACAAATAAAACTTGCAATCTGAAACTTTTTCCCATAAAGGCGTTCACTATGCAAAACTCACAACTCCGGGAAACAACGACCTTAAAAGACGGAAGCCGGGTGACGGTGGTCGGCGGGGGACCGGCAGGCGCTTTTTTCGCCATCCGCCTGCTCCGGGCGGCAAAACAGACCCGCCGGAATATCGCCGTCACCATCATCGAAAAAAAGGGCGTCCGGTTGCCGGACCGGATGCCGTGGCGATTGAAGGGGTGTAATTTCTGCGCAGGTGTCATCTCCCCCAAATTGCACGAATTACTGAGCCGGAACGGCATCATGCTCCCCCCCGGGCTGATATGTCAGGAGTTCACCCATATATGGATTCACGGGCAGTGGAAAAATTTTCCGCTCAGAATCCCGCCGGACCAGCGGATGTACGCCGTGTTCAGGGGAACCCTGCCGCCGGACCGGGGGGATCTTACAGGCGGATTTGACAATTTTCTGCTGCAAAAAGCCGGGGATGAGGGGGCGGCCATCATCACCGGTGAGGTCCGGGACATCCGGTACACCCCTTCCCGCAAACCGCTTCTGACCGTAAAATCCCCCTCAGGCGCTACCAACACCGTTGAATCGGATTTTGTGGCCGTGGCCGCCGGAGTCAACCCTTCTCCCGACAGCCCGCTTTTCAGATCATGTCAGCGTATCCTCCCCGGATTCAAGCCTCCCCGGGTCAGGCGCGCGCTGATTTT
This window encodes:
- a CDS encoding RHS repeat domain-containing protein, with the translated sequence MIREEGGLPGPIRYLGNYACQEGMAEKPVLKEIRAPDGTVLGTFEYDSQDRVIGMLDADGNRVLYGYDLPNHTQTVTDRRDNPTGYEYDNRGNVTKKTDADGNVTGWAFSSFQRSAWERAIPTLLRRVTGRRALERSSRMAVGTKNPVFKTAGVYYLVYQADKIFMPKPVKNPALSWNPF
- a CDS encoding THUMP domain-containing class I SAM-dependent RNA methyltransferase, with product MIFTYQKTNRFFAQISRETEELGMQELAELGAEKITQAYRGVYFTASPECLYRVNYMSRTLSRVLAPLITFRCSDTDFLYRKAQNVYWPGIFRLDNTFAVFANVSDSGIGHSQYAALCLKDAIVDQFRKKFRRRPSVEPMTPDLWINLHIHKDQATISLDTSGGSLHRRGYRKASLEAPMQETVAAAVIRMSGWDGEKPLNDPMCGGGTLLTEAMMHYCRIPAAYLRPRFGFRFLPDFNPKIWQAVRKTAEENMRPLPEGLISGSDASPHAIAAAEMNNRSLPGGDGIGLRQHRFQELPGLENSVIISNPPYGIRMGKREDMGQLIKEFGDFLKQRCTGSEAYLYFGDREMIKKIGLRPAWKRPLRSGGLDGRLVKYELY
- a CDS encoding IS630 family transposase, whose translation is MRKKRSLNIRTHIFMPEETETLKRYRDGQKDYRLKLRFIALLLIAGNTGTEIVAAAVGKDIRTVETWYGKYLTHGPDALNSFQYQPKRCFLSDDQLADVIAWVKKELPSDTKVICHYIREQTGIAYCQSAVAKLLKKNGLRRLRPKLIPGKPPSEKEQTDFIEKYEKLRKSAADPESGRGVIFCDAMHFVHQTVPATCWGDPSERPVLKANSGRQRLNIMGGYDPVTCKLIHETDEKNCDSEKAIIFFKKLLRTYPKASMIKVFADNATYFHARNTQEWLEKNPRISLYFLPAYAPNLNLIERLWRFAKGKLIRNTYYEKYKTFRCHVFRLLNNIHNYESELSSLMVEKFQIIRQ
- a CDS encoding transposase → MKLHIIALRINGDYVFLITDNAPYQALDDYRQRWQIETLFGCLKTRGFNPEDTHLNDIERISRLFALITIAFCWSYKIGEQIHSQKAIPIKAHGRMEKSIFRKGLDRISHTLLNLDDKYTDFIKLINFLSRT